From the genome of Mucilaginibacter paludis DSM 18603:
CTTTTTTTTGTCCCCTATAGACAGGAAGCTCCTACCGGAGCTCTTTAACGGTTTGTTTTTGACTCCAGCGGAGTCGCCTGTTTATAGGAAAGCCTTGAACCTTGCTTTGGCTCCGTAGGTGCCTCCTGTTAATTTTAAATGCCTTTGCCCTGACTGATCCATCTGCAAGATGTAATTTTGAATTAAAATCACATCTAAAATTTAACGTTCCTATCTTTGCGGCAAGATTGATACCTGTGGATAGAAAACGATATATTATACTCATACTGATTTTAGGAACCCTATCCGCGTTAAGCCCCTTCTCTATCGATATGTACCTGCCCGCGTTCCCGGCCATTGCCCGCGACCTGCATACATCGGTAGCCCATATTCAACTATCGCTAACCAGCTATTTTATAGGCATATCCATAGGGCAGCTGATATACGGCCCCCTGCTTGATCGCTTTGGCCGTAAAAAACCCTTGTACATTGGCTTACTGGTATACGTGCTGGCATCGTTAGGTTGCGCTGTTACCAAATCGGCCAATATATTGATCGCGATGAGGCTGCTACAGGCCCTGGGCAGCTGCGCTGGAATGGTTGCCGCGCGGGCCCTGGTAAGGGACCTTTTCCCGGTAGGCGATATAGCGAAGGTATTTTCGTTGTTGCTACTGGTGATAGCGGTTTCGCCCATGGTAGCCCCAACGGTGGGCGGCTATGTTAGCGCGGCCTTTGGCTGGCATGCGGTATTTATCATCCTTACCTCCATAGCGGTGCTGATATTGGCAGGATGCGTGTTTTGGCTTCCCCAGGGCCGCGAGGCAGATCAGCAACTCTCGCTCAAACCCAAAGCCATCGTTAATAATTTTCACAGTGTATTTAAGCACCCTTATTTTTATACTTACGCCATTACGGGCGGCGTGGCATCGGCAAGCCAGTATGCTTATTTGTCGGGCTCATCTGATGTTTTTATTAATTATTACCACGTGAGCCAGAAACAGTACGGCTGGATATTTGCCTTTATTGCCGCCGGGCTTATCGGCTCCAGCCAGGTAAACAGCGTTTTGCTGCGGAGCTTTAAAAGCGAACAGGTAATTAAGGTTGCCCTTTTTATCCAGAGCTTAGTTGGCATTACGCTGTTTACCGCTACACTAAACGGCTGGATTAGCGAGGCCGGGATGATTGTGCTGATATTTTTGTTTTTATGCTGCCAGGGCTTTATATCGCCCAATGCCTCGGCCTTATCACTCGCGCCTTTTGCCAAACAGGCCGGCAGTGCATCGGCTTTAATGGGCACCTTGCAAATGGGTATTGGCGCATGTGCATCGGCCATGGTGAGCTTTTTGAACAACGGCACCGCCCTACCCATGACGGGCATTATGGTTGTTTGCGCCATCTGCGGATGTATCTTACTTTTTGCAGGCAGCAAAATGATCAGCCATAAAATAATTAATCAACCTTTATTAACTACAGAATAGCCGGATATGAAAATAAGCCGTATTGCAGCCAAAGTAATGGTGAGGTTGTTGCTTTTCCTGGTGTTATTGGCCCTTGTTCCGTTTTTTACAGGCAATACAATGAACCAGCAATTGCATGAAATTTATATCATGACCAATAATAAATGGATATTGATATTCCCTATCCTGCTATTGATCGGCTTTATTACCTTGCTGATCACCTGTACTGTACAAAAATATACCAAGCCCGATATCAACTGGTTGCTGGTTTTAAATTCCGTTATGCTGATAGCTTATGGCATAAGCATTTATATCCGCCTCTCGCATTTGATCAAGTAGGCCGCGCCTACTTGATGATTACGGCGCTTTTAGGTACACCTGGCCCTAACTTAACAGCGTTTTGCACCTTGCTCACATTGGTTGCTGTGACCGTTATCCCCGAAGTTTTAGGCCCGTCCGCAGCTATGAACACGGTAGCTGCTCCATCAAACCCGGCATTAACAATATTGATATTGCGCGAATTATTTAAGGTGTAAACAGTTTTATCGGGCGAGATAATCTTTACGTTTTTCAGCGTAATATCTGCCGCTTCCAGGGCGCTGAAGGCTTTAGTTGCCGAGATGGTTACATCCGTGAGGTCGATTTTGCTAACCGGCATTTCGGGCAGGCCGACAATTGAAACGGCTACTTTGGCGTTATTGCAATAGACATTGCTGATGTGAAAATCCTCAAAACGCGGGGTTTTATCATCAACCGCCACCGGCCCTTTATCGCCCTCCGGGCCGGCATCTTCATAATAGGTACTAAACAAAATGGCTTCGTTCAAAATATCGTGCATGTAAATATGATCGATAAAAACATTGTGGACCAGCCCGCCACGCCCGCGACTGCTTTTGATACGGATGCCTACATCGGTATTTACAAAAGTGTTGTTGGTTACCCAGATGTTGTTCATACCGCCATCGGTATTGCTGCCCACCACAAAACCGCCATGCGCGTGGTATACAATGTTTTCGGCAATAATCACATTCTCTAAGGCCGCTGTGCCTTTATCCTTACTCCCACTCGATTTCATGCAGATACCGTCGTCCCCGGCATGTACCGTGCAATGATAAACGATGGCGTTTTTACAGGTTGAAAGGTCGATAGCATCTCCGTTCTGGGCGTAATACTCGTTCTCAATCTTCACATTCCGGATAATCAGGTTGGTACAACCCTTGGGATTAAAAGCAAAATTTGGCGAATTTTTAAAGGTTGGCCCGTCTATCAAAACGTTTTTGCTATTGGCCACAATCACCATGATGGGGCGTAAAAAATCTTTAGCGGGGGCATAGTCGGCCTCGGTTAAATCTTTTTTCCCTTTCAGGGTTTTTAAGTAGGCCTCCCCTTCCATGCCCTGCTGAGTTGGCCACCACATAGCGCCATCTTTACTAAGCACACCGCCCGATTTAACCAAATCGTTCCAAAGCGTTGGTGCGGCTTTTGTTTTTTTCAACGGGCGCCAGGTATCACCCGCGCCATCGTA
Proteins encoded in this window:
- a CDS encoding glycoside hydrolase family 28 protein, which gives rise to MKNSKLNLLALLTVLYFCSSVAFGQERDMEYYIKNAPFKMGTIAAPQFADRTFNIKDFGAVGDGQTLNTGAIAKAIAACSAAGGGTVLIPAGLWLTGPIELKSNINLHADHGALILFSADHSLYSVMNGRGKPQLYGEKLENVAITGDGIYDGAGDTWRPLKKTKAAPTLWNDLVKSGGVLSKDGAMWWPTQQGMEGEAYLKTLKGKKDLTEADYAPAKDFLRPIMVIVANSKNVLIDGPTFKNSPNFAFNPKGCTNLIIRNVKIENEYYAQNGDAIDLSTCKNAIVYHCTVHAGDDGICMKSSGSKDKGTAALENVIIAENIVYHAHGGFVVGSNTDGGMNNIWVTNNTFVNTDVGIRIKSSRGRGGLVHNVFIDHIYMHDILNEAILFSTYYEDAGPEGDKGPVAVDDKTPRFEDFHISNVYCNNAKVAVSIVGLPEMPVSKIDLTDVTISATKAFSALEAADITLKNVKIISPDKTVYTLNNSRNINIVNAGFDGAATVFIAADGPKTSGITVTATNVSKVQNAVKLGPGVPKSAVIIK
- a CDS encoding multidrug effflux MFS transporter codes for the protein MDRKRYIILILILGTLSALSPFSIDMYLPAFPAIARDLHTSVAHIQLSLTSYFIGISIGQLIYGPLLDRFGRKKPLYIGLLVYVLASLGCAVTKSANILIAMRLLQALGSCAGMVAARALVRDLFPVGDIAKVFSLLLLVIAVSPMVAPTVGGYVSAAFGWHAVFIILTSIAVLILAGCVFWLPQGREADQQLSLKPKAIVNNFHSVFKHPYFYTYAITGGVASASQYAYLSGSSDVFINYYHVSQKQYGWIFAFIAAGLIGSSQVNSVLLRSFKSEQVIKVALFIQSLVGITLFTATLNGWISEAGMIVLIFLFLCCQGFISPNASALSLAPFAKQAGSASALMGTLQMGIGACASAMVSFLNNGTALPMTGIMVVCAICGCILLFAGSKMISHKIINQPLLTTE